From the genome of Methanosarcinales archaeon:
TCATCTCACTTCTGATGGATGCAGCATTTAACCAATCAGCAGTTGTCAAACATTGAATATCTGATAATTTTCTGACAATTTGATATAATTCTTCAAAATCAATATTTTCCCTAATGGCCCAACCTTTTAACTCTGCTAAAACACATTCCGGAGTTATAATAATATTATTCTCATCTTCAAGTATTTCTTTGACTCCTTTTCCTTTATTAGAACCAATAAAATATTCAACCCATGCATACGTGTCTATAAGAAACACAAAGTCACCATAAATCTTCATGTTCGGCATGGTCACGTTCAAAAGGAGCTCTTGCTTTTACGATTCCAAACCCGCTTATTTTTTCTTTTTTCATTATATCAATATCAATAAGATCATGCTCTGATAAGCCCAACTCATCAATCTTGTCTTTCGGAATTACAATTCCCAGAGAATTAC
Proteins encoded in this window:
- a CDS encoding PIN domain-containing protein, with the translated sequence MFLIDTYAWVEYFIGSNKGKGVKEILEDENNIIITPECVLAELKGWAIRENIDFEELYQIVRKLSDIQCLTTADWLNAASIRSEMRKNQKDFGMIDALIVAQKNRFGCKVISGDPHFELIENTIYLSK